The region GCCCTTGACCGTGCACTGGAACCAGCAGAAACGCTCGCCCTCCGGGCCGTGCTCGGCCGTCGGGAAGACCCGCTGCGGGATCCCCTCGGGGCAGTCGACCCAGATGCGCCGCGGGTCGATCGAGATCACGACCGCCTGGTTGCCGTAGACCCGGGCGATCTGCTCGATCGAGGACTCGCCGGTGGCCGCGCCGGTGCGCAGGTACTCCTCGACCGTCGCCACGGCGTCCGAGCCGATCGAGATCTTGTCGGCGCCGGAGCGGAAGTACTCGCTGGCGACCTCCAGCGCGGACCAGCGCCGGCCGGCGGCGTCCGTGTAGCCGCGGATGCCCCCGCCGATGCACAGCGGCACGAAGACGTTCTCCGAGGTGCGCCGCAGCACCTCGAGCATCGGCTGGTCGGCCAGCGGCTCCTCGCGGAAGCTCGTGATGTTGAGGAAGGTGATCTCGTCGGCGCCCTCCTGGTAGTAGCGGCGCGCCAGCTCCACCGGCTTGCCGAGGTTGCGCACCTCGCCGGCCTCGCGCACATCGTACTGGTCGCCCTTGGTGACGACCAGATCGCCCGCGTCGTTCGTGCGCACGTCGAGGCAGGCGATGATGCGCTTCGCCAGGCGCGTCGGGGCGGGGAACGGCGGCGGCTCGGGGCCCGCGGCGAGATCATCGGCCGTGAGGAAGCGCCGCAGCAGGTCGAGGCCGGCGGCGCCGCTCTTCTCGGGGTGGAACTGCACGGCGGCGACCGCGCCCTTCTGCACCGCGCTCACGAACTCGCCGCCGTAGTCGGTCGTCGCCAGGACCCAGCCGCAGTCGCGCTCGTCCGGCACGCCGCGGTAGGAGTGCACGAAGTAGAGCTTCTCGCCGCCGTAGCCTTCGAAAAGCGCCGAGCGCTTGCGGATGTTAATGCCGTTCCAGCCCATGTGCGGCACCGCGAGGCCGCCCGCAGGGAAGCGGCGCACCATGCCGCGGATGATCCCGAGGCCGGTCGCCCCGAGGGACTCCTCGCTCCCCTCGAAGAGCACCTGCAGCCCGATGCAGATGCCGAAGAACGGCTTGCCCTCGAGCAGTCGCTGGCGCAGCGGCTCGAAGTAGCCGTCCTGCTGGAGGCGCCCGACGGCGCTGCCGAACGCCCCGACGCCGGGGAAGACGAGCCGCTCGGCCGCGAGGATGTCCGCCGGCGAGGCGACGTCGCGCACGTCGAAGCCGAGCGCCCGGATGGCGTTGCGCACGCTGCGCACGTTGCCTGCGCCGTAGTCGAGGAGGGTGACGGTGCCCATGGCGTGGTGGTCAGGGTCCTTTCCGTTTGTGCGGGGGGATTATACCGGATGTCGCCGGCGCAGGCGGCCGGTCGCACGTGTGCGCGTTCGCGACTGCGCGGCCCTGCCACCGCGCCGGCGCCGGCTTCACCGGGATAAGTCTTGTCTTGATTCTCCGATTTCCGTTTGCTAGTCTCCCGACACGCCGATCCTGATCGCAATAGGCAAGTATACCGCATTTGCAGCGCCCCAAGAACCGCGGGCGTATGGACCGAAAGAACCAAGCTTCGAGGGGCGGGTGTCCGTCCAGACGGCATCGGGGGGCAGGCAGAACTCACGTTCGGATGACGCAAGGAGGAAGGGCAGATGGCACCAAGGACGGCGTTCCGCGGGCACATCGCAGCATGTTTCGGGCTGCTACTCACAGTCTTGACCCTTCCCTCCGTCGCCGTCGCAGACGACCTCGTCTTCGGTCCCGAGACGTGCCAGCGCGGGAGCGGCGCACCAACGGTCTTTGACTTCACCTTCGCGGCGCCTGAGCCCGCGAGGGGATTCGTCTTCAAGGTCTACAACGGCGGACTGGAGGACGCGACGTACGAGCTGGTCAGCGCCAGCATCATCACGCTGAACGGCACGGAGATCCTGAACTCGAGCAACTTCAGCCAGAACGTCGCATACCTCGAAGTCCCGGTCTCGCTCCAAAGTCAGAACACACTGCGTGTCGAGGTCCGCGGCAAACCGGGCGGGGCGATGATTCTCAAGCTCTACCCGCTCATCGTCATCGATTCCCCGCTCGAAGGGGCGCTTCTCAACGCGCCGACCGCCGCGGTCTCCGGACATCTCAACGCGACCGCCACATCGGTCGACGTCAACGGCGTGGCGGCGACCATCAGCGGCAGCAGTTTCTCCGCCTCCGGTGTCCCGGTCGCCGAGGGCGCGAATACGCTGGTCGCGACCGCCACGCGGACGGATGGCATCTCCGGCACCGACAGCGTCCAGGTGACCGTCGCCTCCACGCCGCCGACCATCTCTCTTTCCGCGAACCTGACGAGCGTCATGCCGGGTCAGCCGGCGGTGCTCTCCTGGACCACCACCGGAGCCACGTCCTGCAGCCTCTCGCCCGGGAGCGGCGGCGTCGGCACGCCGGGAATCCCGAACCTCGTGCCCGTCGGCTCGCTCGCGGTCACGCCGCGGCAGACCACGACCTTCACGATGACGGCGTCCGGCGCCGGCGGGAGCGCAAGCGCCCAGGTGACGATCACCGTGATCACCGGGCCGCCGACTGTGTCGCTTTCGGCGAACCCGTTGGGGATCGTCTATGGGCAGTCGTCCCTGCTGTCGTGGACGTCGACGGCTGCGACCCAGGTGGTGCTCTCGCCCGGCTCGATTCCCCTCGCCGGCCAAGGGACGCGCGCCGTGACGCCCCAGTTCACGACGGCCTACACGATTGTCGCCACGAATCCCTACGGCTCCGCGACCGCGCAGGTGACAGTGACGGTCAGCGCCCATCCTCCTCCGAGCGTGACGCTCTCCGCGTCCGCCACGACCCTCCTCGCCGGGGAGTCCTGCACGCTTTCCTGGTCGTCCTCGGCGGCGACGACCGTGAGCATCGCGCCGGGCATCGGGGCCGTGGGTGCCAGCGGCAGCCAGGCGGTCTCGCCCTCGCAGACAACCACGTACACGATCACCGGGACCGGTCCTGGAGGCACGGCGACCAGCCAGGTGCAGATCATCGTCATTCCGCCGCCGACCATCGCCTTCTCTGCGAGCCCCGCGACGATCGGCCTGGGGCAGACGGCCACGCTCATTTGGACGAG is a window of bacterium DNA encoding:
- the hisF gene encoding imidazole glycerol phosphate synthase subunit HisF, translated to MGTVTLLDYGAGNVRSVRNAIRALGFDVRDVASPADILAAERLVFPGVGAFGSAVGRLQQDGYFEPLRQRLLEGKPFFGICIGLQVLFEGSEESLGATGLGIIRGMVRRFPAGGLAVPHMGWNGINIRKRSALFEGYGGEKLYFVHSYRGVPDERDCGWVLATTDYGGEFVSAVQKGAVAAVQFHPEKSGAAGLDLLRRFLTADDLAAGPEPPPFPAPTRLAKRIIACLDVRTNDAGDLVVTKGDQYDVREAGEVRNLGKPVELARRYYQEGADEITFLNITSFREEPLADQPMLEVLRRTSENVFVPLCIGGGIRGYTDAAGRRWSALEVASEYFRSGADKISIGSDAVATVEEYLRTGAATGESSIEQIARVYGNQAVVISIDPRRIWVDCPEGIPQRVFPTAEHGPEGERFCWFQCTVKGGREGRPVDAVTLAQVCERLGAGEILLNSIDRDGTKAGFDLELVRAVKSAVSIPVIASSGAGTPAHFAEVFEHTDVEAALAAGIFHRREVPIAAVKEHLKTRGIETR